From the genome of Papaver somniferum cultivar HN1 chromosome 2, ASM357369v1, whole genome shotgun sequence, one region includes:
- the LOC113350785 gene encoding uncharacterized protein LOC113350785 produces MVKATNPGSVANYSFGSEDKCFESMMIAFAAPIQGWKDGGRPFVGFDACHLNRKYGGCLMAATGLNGQNGIVNLAIKVVRNECGENWHLFMKELKPLNEDHPAGKITFISDRQKGLQESLDEVFKEHFKRYCLRHMFKNFKTHFKGSKLQYLVYNTAKCYKKRLWKANMDDLIKLSPAAAAYMMKKKPEQWSRDFFDPSACCEDLNNNFSESFNNLAKPMRDKPICTLGMMYGQLVMGTMYKRRNVSANWEDGKLVPTAQDLIDEMKKCFGAFRVNGAIIDELYEVTSKTNAIFQVDVVEKTCSCFQWQLRGFVCQHAACVLMDMRINRADYCSKYYHMESYKEIYAPEMGLFIGKEEWLEPLVEINPSIDMRKPGRPCKKRKKTHDEPHSEKVVRTCKRCKMPGHNRRTCAGAPVGSNQKTKRQRTMMEGGSHKTTYPDPAELNTSRRASKRGRAKGSASSSQPTTASSSQPSTRSSSQPTTTSSSQPTTVFYGSRGGRGSRGGRGSRGGRSGGRSVQQTLNQTISGVVGLSQTLSQIFTVPKPKTKKVTFSATQ; encoded by the exons ATGGTAAAAGCAACTAATCCTGGATCTGTTGCAAATTACTCTTTTGGAAG TGAGGACAAATGTTTTGAGTCCATGATGATTGCATTTGCAGCACCAATTCAAGGATGGAAGGATGGTGGTAGACCATTCGTTGGTTTTGATGCCTGCCACTTGAATAGAAAATATGGTGGATGTCTAATGGCAGCTACAGGTTTAAATGGACAGAATGGGATTGTTAATCTAGCCATAAAGGTGGTGAGGAATGAATGTGGTGAAAACTGgcacttatttatgaaagagcTGAAGCCACTTAATGAAGACCATCCAGCTGGGAAGATAACCTTTATCTCAGACAGGCAAAAAGGTCTCCAAGAGTCATTGGATGAGGTTTTCAAAGAACACTTTAAAAGATACTGCCTTCG TCATATGTTCAAGAACTTTAAGACTCACTTCAAAGGATCAAAGTTGCAATACCTTGTATACAATACTGCAAAATGCTACAAGAAGAGACTTTGGAAG GCCAATATGGATGATCTGATCAAGTTGTCACCAGCTGCTGCAGCTTACATGATGAAGAAAAAACCAGAACAATGGTCTAGGGATTTCTTTGACCCATCTGCATGTTGTGAGGACCTTAACAACAATTTCTCAGAGTCCTTTAACAACTTGGCTAAACCCATGAGAGACAAGCCTATTTGTACCCTTGGAATGATGTATGGCCAGCTAGTTATGGGTACTATGTATAAAAGAAGAAATGTGAGTGCAAATTGGGAAGATGGTAAGTTGGTGCCAACTGCTCAAGACTTGATTGATGAGATGAAGAAATGTTTTGGAGCATTCAGGGTTAATGGAGCTATTATTGATGAGTTATATGAAGTGACTTCAAAGACCAATGCTATATTTCAAGTTGATGTGGTTGAGAAGACTTGTTCCTGTTTTCAATGGCAACTTAGAGGCTTTGTATGTCAACATGCAGCGTGTGTGCTCATGGACATGAGAATCAATCGGGCAGA TTATTGCAGCAAGTACTATCATATGGAATCTTACAAGGAAATTTATGCACCTGAGATGGGGTTATTTATTGGAAAAGAAGAGTGGCTTGAG CCATTGGTAGAAATCAACCCATCCATAGATATGAGGAAACCAGGGAGGCCTTGCAAGAAAAGGAAGAAAACACATGATGAACCTCACAGTGAGAAGGTGGTCAGAACTTGTAAGAGATGCAAGATGCCTGGTCACAACAGGAGGACATGTGCTGGTGCACCAGTTGGAtccaatcaaaaaacaaaaagacAGAGAACCATGATGGAAGGAGGAAGTCACAAGACTACTTACCCAGATCCTGCAGAGCTTAATACCAGTAGAAGGGCAAGTAAGAGGGGAAGAGCAAAAGGATCTGCATCATCTTCTCAGCCTACCACTGCATCATCTTCTCAGCCTAGCACTAGATCATCTTCTCAGCCAACAACTACATCATCTTCTCAGCCTACCACTGTATTTTATGGATCTAGAGGTGGAAGGGGTTCAAGAGGTGGGAGAGGATCTAGGGGAGGTAGGTCTGGTGGTAGATCTGTACAACAGACATTGAACCAGACCATTAGTGGTGTTGTTGGGTTGTCTCAGACTCTTTCTCAAATATTCACAGTCCCTAAACCAAAGACAAAGAAGGTCACCTTCTCTGCTACTCAATGA